The Scomber scombrus chromosome 22, fScoSco1.1, whole genome shotgun sequence genome has a window encoding:
- the slc35e3 gene encoding solute carrier family 35 member E3 yields MADRLFNLSANRRIVVGLLVNLLSSICIVFINKWIYVHYGFPNMTLTLVHFVVTWLGLWACQKMDIFAPKSLPVRRIVWLALSFCGFVAFTNLSLQNNSIGTYQLAKAMTTPVIILIQTTYYKKTFSTKIKLTLVPITLGVILNSYYDVRFNMLGTTFASLGVLVTSLYQVWVGAKQHELQVNSMQLLYYQAPLSSGFLLCVVPMFEPLTGDGGIFGPWSVAALVTVLFSGLVAFLVNLSIYWIIGNTSAVTYNMFGHFKFCITLIGGYLIFQDPLSLNQALGILCTLAGILSYTHIKLAEQEEGKSRLAQRP; encoded by the exons ATGGCCGACAGACTGTTCAATCTATCAGCCAACAGGCGCATCGTCGTCGGCCTGCTGGTCAACCTGCTGTCTTCCATCTGCATCGTCTTCATCAACAAATGGATCTACGTCCACTACGGCTTCCCCAACATGACCCTGACCCTCGTTCACTTTGTGGTGACGTGGCTGGGGCTCTGGGCCTGCCaaaaaatggacatttttgCTCCGAAAAGCCTTCCTGTTCGCCGGATCGTGTGGTTGGCTCTGAGCTTCTGTGGGTTCGTGGCCTTCACCAACCTTTCCCTGCAGAACAACTCGATAGGAACGTACCAGCTGGCTAAAGCCATGACCACGCCCGTCATCATCCTCATCCAGACCACCTACTACAAGAAGACCTTCTCCACCAAGATTAAACTAACTCTG GTGCCCATAACATTAGGAGTGATACTGAACTCGTACTATGACGTGCGGTTCAACATGCTGGGGACGACGTTCGCATCGCTGGGTGTCCTGGTGACGTCACTGTACCAAGTG TGGGTGGGAGCTAAACAACATGAGCTCCAGGTCAACTCCATGCAGCTTCTGTACTATCAG GCTCCGCTGTCGTCAGGCTTCCTGCTCTGTGTTGTTCCGATGTTTGAGCCGCTGACTGGAGACGGAGGAATATTTGGACCCTGGTCTGTGGCTGCTCTG GTGACGGTTCTGTTCTCAGGCTTGGTGGCGTTCCTGGTCAACCTGTCCATCTACTGGATCATCGGAAACACTTCTGCTGTCAC CTACAACATGTTCGGTCACTTTAAATTCTGCATCACTCTGATTGGAGGATATCTGATCTTCCAGGACCCGTTGTCTCTCAACCAG GCTTTGGGGATCCTTTGTACTCTGGCGGGTATCCTGTCTTACACTCACATCAAGCTGGCCGAacaggaggagggaaagagccGCCTTGCTCAGAGACCATAG